Within bacterium, the genomic segment TTTCAGTCTGGGCAATACAGCTGTAGAAGGCGCAGGGAAATCCGCTGCTCCTGCCTCCTGGCTTAAAAAGCCCAGCCCCAAAATCACTAAACTAATGATCATTTTTTCCTCCTATCTTAAAAATCATATGAATAATAAATAGCAATCCCTTTTTTCCTTAGCGTATTTCTACATCGTGCTGTGATATCATATGGATTACAAGAACAGGAAATGTCTCATCAAATACACCATCTAGCCTTTTAAGCTTCTTTTTTATAAACTCATCTACTTTATTTTTTGAAAGATTGACCTTTCCTTCACCAATTATGACAAGATTTTTTGAATCCTTTTTTAATAATATGGGCAATACCCTAATAATATGTTCTTGTTCTTCCTTTATTAGTGAAATAGACATAATATCCCCTCTTTATAATTTAATTATACCACAAATTTTGCTTTTGTCAAGATTAAATTACCTTGAACCTGGTTTAATGAATGGAATACCCTCTTTACATAGGGGGCATTCTTCTGGCCTATAGGTTTCTATATTCAACCTAATCAATGACCTAATTTCTGCCCTCTGTCCTCTGCCCTCTGCCCTCTGTCCCCTATCTATTACAACGCCGATTCCTGTAATATTTGCTTTACAATTATCTATCAATTCAATTAGCTCCTTAATGGTCTTTCCTGTTGTAAAAACATCCTCAATAATCAATACATTTTCTTTTTCTTTTATCTCAAATCCCCTGAAAAGCCCCATCTTTCCATCCCTTCTTTCGGAAAATATTGCCCTTTTATTAAGATGCCTTGCTACCTCATAGCCAATTGTAATTCCACCCAAAGCAGGAGAAAGAACAATATCAATCTTATCTTTCTTAAAAATTTCCGCAAGCCCTTTGCCAAGAAAAGAAGCAGGATTTGGATATTGAAGAACCTTTGCCATTTGAATATACCTTTTTGAATGAAGGCCTGATGAAAGGAGAAAATGGCCATTAAGAATAGCCCCTTTTTCTTCCAATAATTTCATTACATCCATAAACATATTTTACAAAGTATTTACACAAAATGGCAAGGAATGGTATAATTATTTAGAACTTAGGAATTTTTAATTTGTTGCGCAAAAGTTCTCATAATAAAAAGTGTCAAAAATTTTATTATGACCATTTATGCGGGATACTATAATTGTTTTAAATCTTAAATCCTAAATTTACTATGAAGCTTTTTATTGAGGGTTTTAATTATGCTATATCGGGTGTTATCCATGGGCTTAAGACCCAGAGGAATATGCAGTTTCATATTGTCGCCGCTGTTATTGTTGTTATCTTAAGCTTTCTTTTAAGGATTGATAGAATTGAGCTGCTTAGTGTTGCCTTTGCTATTGCCATTGTTTTAATTGCTGAAATGCTTAATACATCCATTGAAACAATTGTAAATATGACAACAAATACCCAATCAGAGCTTGCAAGGATAGCAAAGGATATTGGAGCTGGTGCTGTGCTTATTGCGGCAATAAATGCAGTAATCGTCGGATATACCGTTATCTATAACCATATTCCAAGGGATATAATCCAATTTGCTGTAAAGAAGGTAGAGCATAGCTCATCACACCTTACATTCTCTGCCTTGCTTCTTGTCATTATTGCTATTATTGCTTTAAAGGCATATTTTAAAAAGGGAACATATCTATATGGTGGAATGCCATCAGGACATACAGCCGTTGCCTTTGCTATATGGACAGCTGTGTCTTTTGTGGAAAAAAGCCTTCTTACATCAACCCTTGTCCTTATCTTATGCGTTGTAATTGCTTTTGAAAGGATACGGGTAGGCATCCATACATTTCTGGAGGTGCTATTCGGAGCAATTATTGGAGTCTTAATAACCATCCTCGTTTTTCAATTATTGGGATGAAAGAAATTCAAAACTAAAAACTCAAAATGCAAAACAAAATAAATGCAAGGTGAAATGAATTTTAAACACTTACTAAACGCACACTAGGATGAGAATCTTTATTTTGTTTGTTTCTGCCGCCTTTGTCGGCATTGTCTTTGGTGCTTTTTTTTCCTGGGTTTCATACCTTCCAAGCCTTGCTCCCCTTGAGTATCAAGGACAGGAATATTGGAGCCTTCCTACAAGGATATACTCAGAAGACAACGAGCTAATTGGTGAATTCGCAAAGGAAAAAAGGTGGCTCATAAAGATTGACAAGCTTCCAAGCTATGTAAAATATGCCTTTATCTCCTCTGAAGATGCCTCATTCTATAAGCATCCTGGAATAAATATAAAGGGCATTATAAGGGCAAGCTGCGTAAATCTTACATCCAGAAGGATAAAAGAAGGTGGTTCATCAATTACCCAGCAGCTTGCAAAAAACCTTTTCTTAACCCAAGAGAGAACAATAAAAAGAAAGATACAGGAAATTCTCCTTGCCTTAAAGATTGAAAGGTATTATTCAAAGGATGAGGTTTTGGAGAGGTATCTTAATAAGATATATTTTGGAAAGGGTGTATATGGAATAGATGCCGCATCAAGGTTTTATTTCAACAAGGAGGCAGGTAGCCTTTCTCTTTCTGAAGCAGCAATTCTTGCTGGAATGGTTGCCTCACCAAATATATATTCGCCATTTACAAACCCTAATCTTTCTGTTTCTCGTGGAATAAGAACACTTAATCGGATGGCAAACGATGGGTATATTACAAAGGAAAAAGCAAAGAGCGAGGCAATAATTTTAAAGAAAAAAATAGATGAGATTATAAAGGCTAAAAGATTTGTCATTGGAACAACCATAAACAAGGCACCATATTTTATTGAATATTTAAGAAAGCATCTTGAGCAGGAATATGGCTATAACCTTTTATATCAAGGAGGGCTTTCTGTTGAAACATCCCTAAATCTTAAGATGCAAATTTTGGCAGAGCGTGCTTTATCCAATGGCTTAAATAGGCTAAATATGGGAAGGAAGAATAAAATAGAGGGTGCATTACTTGCAATTGAACCAACAACAGGAAAGATAAGGGCAATGGTTGGTGGTTCTGGATTTTCTGTTAATAATCAGCTAAATAGAACATATCAGACAATAAGACAGCCTGGCTCTGCATTTAAACCCATAATCTATGCAGCAGCTATTGATTCAGGCTGGACATTGGCTGATACAATCCTTGATGAACCCATATCATATCCAGGGATGGATGAGGGAGAAACCTGGACACCGCAAAACTATGAAGGAAGATGGTATGGAAGGGTAACAGTAAGAAAGGCTTTGGAGGATTCAATAAATATTCCAACAATTAAAATCCTTGATAAGGTAGGTCCATCAAGGGCTGTTATCTATGCCAAAAGGCTTGGGATAACATCAGAGCTTCATCCATACCTTTCCCTTGGTCTTGGTGCGTTTGATGCTTCTGTGATGGATATGGCAATTGCCTTCTCTGTATTTGCCAATGGTGGATTAAGGGTTAAGCCATACGGAATAGATGAGGTTAAAGATAGGAATAACAATATCCTGAAGAAAACCGTCCCCTTCTATGAATGCGTCCTTTCAAAGGAAACAGCATATATCATTACATCAGCTCTTAAGGGTGTTATCCAAAGGGGAACAGCCTATCCAATACTTGGTGGTCAATTTACCTGCGATATTGCAGGGAAAACAGGGACAACCGATGAATGCGTTGATGCCTGGTTCATTGGATATACGCCAAATCTCCTGTGTGCTGTTTGGGTTGGGTAT encodes:
- the pyrE gene encoding orotate phosphoribosyltransferase, with the translated sequence MDVMKLLEEKGAILNGHFLLSSGLHSKRYIQMAKVLQYPNPASFLGKGLAEIFKKDKIDIVLSPALGGITIGYEVARHLNKRAIFSERRDGKMGLFRGFEIKEKENVLIIEDVFTTGKTIKELIELIDNCKANITGIGVVIDRGQRAEGRGQRAEIRSLIRLNIETYRPEECPLCKEGIPFIKPGSR
- a CDS encoding diacylglycerol kinase: MKLFIEGFNYAISGVIHGLKTQRNMQFHIVAAVIVVILSFLLRIDRIELLSVAFAIAIVLIAEMLNTSIETIVNMTTNTQSELARIAKDIGAGAVLIAAINAVIVGYTVIYNHIPRDIIQFAVKKVEHSSSHLTFSALLLVIIAIIALKAYFKKGTYLYGGMPSGHTAVAFAIWTAVSFVEKSLLTSTLVLILCVVIAFERIRVGIHTFLEVLFGAIIGVLITILVFQLLG
- a CDS encoding PBP1A family penicillin-binding protein, whose product is MFVSAAFVGIVFGAFFSWVSYLPSLAPLEYQGQEYWSLPTRIYSEDNELIGEFAKEKRWLIKIDKLPSYVKYAFISSEDASFYKHPGINIKGIIRASCVNLTSRRIKEGGSSITQQLAKNLFLTQERTIKRKIQEILLALKIERYYSKDEVLERYLNKIYFGKGVYGIDAASRFYFNKEAGSLSLSEAAILAGMVASPNIYSPFTNPNLSVSRGIRTLNRMANDGYITKEKAKSEAIILKKKIDEIIKAKRFVIGTTINKAPYFIEYLRKHLEQEYGYNLLYQGGLSVETSLNLKMQILAERALSNGLNRLNMGRKNKIEGALLAIEPTTGKIRAMVGGSGFSVNNQLNRTYQTIRQPGSAFKPIIYAAAIDSGWTLADTILDEPISYPGMDEGETWTPQNYEGRWYGRVTVRKALEDSINIPTIKILDKVGPSRAVIYAKRLGITSELHPYLSLGLGAFDASVMDMAIAFSVFANGGLRVKPYGIDEVKDRNNNILKKTVPFYECVLSKETAYIITSALKGVIQRGTAYPILGGQFTCDIAGKTGTTDECVDAWFIGYTPNLLCAVWVGYDRGRRSLGKNMTGAVAAAPIFLEFMKEALKELPKETFQIPDGVCFVNIDRKTGGVLPQDAPGFPEVFITGTEPQKKEIEEEPLEKEDFKEEW